One genomic segment of Oncorhynchus keta strain PuntledgeMale-10-30-2019 unplaced genomic scaffold, Oket_V2 Un_scaffold_938_pilon_pilon, whole genome shotgun sequence includes these proteins:
- the LOC118363201 gene encoding guanine nucleotide exchange factor DBS-like isoform X3, producing the protein MQQESDRLFAADIDPDLRKRFAFLSGGRAENGSPIIVFPEFPAFDELQEEEFHNVLTYLTSVPSVTASGVGFILVIDRRQDRWTAVKGTLLRIAGSFPVHLQLVLVLRPSTLFQRTLSDIFFKFNRDEFKMKVPVVMLSSVTELHAYIDRTQLPQELGGTQDYCHDTWISHRTAIEAFALMVKTTAQTLQSFGTELAETELPNDAQATSNLLATHTEKKGQMKEDLCVALGQGGRLLESINEPLQREPDYTMNQDELENLATVQRLLGQLDETETAFDDFWERHQTKLEQCLQLRHFEYYFREVRAQLDVVSERVEAFSEVGISPAHAEHILRELNSQEEKACDVLDWALSLAAEGDGLIESAHYAEDSILPKCSELRAVCDEVTSFLKTKKVLLLRAMELHHCLEKASRWCEEGIYLLASQPVDRCQSQDGAEAALQELEKYLDTAAQHQITDLNAIWRDYDSILNPELREQVEKVFQKQVSMQEMFEKRRVSLKKLAAKQTRPVQPVAPRPEAIIKFPMSPPAHRSQETRNAEDNILNVEHCRIVEVQVQNGGSRHGSLSEEEENLAVLRRHVMNELLETERAYVEELLCVLQGYAAEMDNPAMAHLLPSALLNRKDVLFGNMPEIYQFHKRTFLRELETYTDVPELVGRCFLERMGDLQIYEKYCQNKPRSESLWRQCSDCAFFQECQRKLEHKLGLDSYLLKPVQRITKYQLILKELLKYSKGCEGSEDLQEALSSILGILKAVNDSMHLIAITGYEGSLTELGRLLMQGSFSVWTEHKKGHAKVKDLARFKPMQRHLFLHEKALLFCKRREENGEGYEKAPSYSFKHSLNMSAVGITESAKGDNKKFEIWCNSREEVFIVQAATPEIKTSWLNEIRKVLTGQLKACRESSQKKASDTMSPSPTSNSPPICLSPFRNCQKSVKKGEEKKTDAVNSDPNSPSSPKHKEETVTSPTTDRASVAKKRFTLQGFSNLKSQKGWNKASFSMDVPEVHDGYSSAEDPMNSDPEDEGGRKLAVGDRFTVVADYEKEKGGPQDLSVKSGDMVQLIKEGDDGQWFVRNLGSNKDGWVAAANLLTLITESKSSQSLCSSEGSVTGNLNTSSSCSETYTSFSDIKP; encoded by the exons GGCTCATTCCCAGTGCATTTACAGCTGGTTCTGGTCTTGCGGCCCTCCACCTTATTCCAGCGGACGCTCTCCGACATCTTCTTCAAGTTCAACAGGGATGAGTTCAAGATGAAGGTGCCG GTGGTGATGCTGAGCTCTGTGACTGAGCTCCATGCCTACATCGACCGGACTCAGCTGCCCCAGGAGCTGGGAGGAACCCAGGATTACTGCCATGATACCTGGATCTCACACCGCACC GCTATCGAGGCCTTTGCTCTGATGGTGAAGACCACGGCTCAGACCCTGCAGTCGTTTGGGACGGAGCTGGCCGAGACCGAGCTACCCAACGACGCCCAGGCCACGTCCAACCTGCTGGCCACACACACCGAGAAGAAGGGACAGATGAAG gaGGACCTGTGTGTGGCCCTGGGCCAGGGGGGCCGGCTCCTGGAGAGCATCAACGAGCCCCTGCAGAGAGAACCCGACTATACAATGAACCAGGACGAGCTGGAAAACCTGGCCACCGTGCAGAG ACTGCTGGGCCAGCTggatgagacagagacagcgtTTGATGATTTCTGGGAGAGACACCAGACCAAGCTGGAACAGTGTCTGCAGCTCCGCCATTTTGAATACTACTTCCGTGAG GTGCGTGCCCAGCTGGATGTGGTGTCAGAGCGGGTAGAGGCGTTCTCGGAGGTTGGCATCAGTCCCGCCCATGCAGAACACATCCTACGAGAACTCAACAGCCAGGAGGAGAAAGCCTgc gatgtGTTGGACTGGGCTCTGTCCCTGGCCGCTGAGGGGGATGGGCTGATTGAGAGTGCTCACTATGCTGAGGACTCCATCCTGCCTAAGTGCAGTGAGCTGAGGGCCGTGTGTGATGAGGTCACCTCCTTCCTCAAGACAAAGAAGGTCCTCCTCCTGAGGGCCATGGAGCTGCACCACTGTCTGGAGAAG gCATCGAGGTGGTGTGAGGAAGGGATCTACCTCCTTGCCTCCCAGCCTGTAGATAGATGTCAGTCTCAGGACGGGGCGGAGGCCGCACTGCAGGAGCTGGAGAAGTACCTGGACACGGCCGCCCAACACCAGATCACCGACCTCAACGCCATCTGGAGGGACTATGACTCCATCCTCAATCCAGAGCTCAGG gaGCAGGTAGAGAAGGTGTTTCAAAAGCAGGTGTCCATGCAGGAGATGTTTGAGAAGAGGAGGGTCAGTCTGAAGAAGCTGGCAGCCAAACAGACACGGCCCGTCCAACCAGTGGCTCCCAGGCCTGAAGCCATCATCAAGTTCCCCATGTCCCCTCCTG CTCACAGGAGTCAAGAGACGAGGAATGCAGAGGACAACATCTTGAACGTAGAACACTGCAGAATAGTGGAGGTCCAGGTGCAGAACGGCGGCAGCAGACACGGCTCTctgtctgaggaggaggagaacctgGCTGTGCTCCGACG ACATGTAATGAACGAGCTGTTGGAGACTGAGAGGGCGTATGTAGAGGAGCTACTCTGTGTACTGCAG GGTTATGCTGCAGAGATGGACAACCCAGCCATGGCTCACCTCCTCCCCAGTGCGCTGCTCAACAGGAAGGATGTCCTGTTTGGCAACATGCCAGAGATCTACCAGTTCCACAAGAG gacaTTCCTCAGGGAGCTGGAGACCTACACAGACGTCCCTGAGCTGGTGGGACGCTGTTTCCTGGAGAGAATGGGCGACCTGCAGATCTATGAGAAGTACTGTCAGAACAAACCTCGCTCCGAGAGCTTGTGGAGACAGTGCTCCGACTGCGCCTTCTTCCAG GAGTGCCAGAGAAAGTTGGAACACAAACTGGGGTTGGACTCGTACCTCCTCAAGCCAGTCCAGAGGATAACCAAATACCAGCTGATACTGAAGGAGTTACTGAAGTACAGTAAGGGCTGTGAGGGTTCAGAGGACCTGCAGGAGGCGCTGTCCTCCATCCTGGGGATCCTGAAGGCCGTCAACGACTCCATGCACCTCATCGCCATCACAGGATATGAG GGGAGCCTGACGGAGTTGGGCAGGCTGCTGATGCAGGGGTCCTTCAGCGTGTGGACGGAACACAAGAAAGGTCACGCTAAGGTCAAGGACCTGGCCCGCTTCAAGCCCATGCAGAGACACCTGTTCCTGCATGAAAAAGCCCTGCTCTTCTGTAAGAGACGGGAGGAGAATGGGGAAGGTTACGAGAAAGCCCCGTCCTACAGCTTTAAACACTCCCTCAAC ATGAGTGCGGTGGGCATCACAGAGAGCGCCAAGGGTGACAACAAGAAGTTTGAGATCTGGTGTAATTCCAGAGAGGAGGTGTTTATCGTCCAGGCTGCGACACCTGAGATCAAAACATCTTGGTTGAACGAGATCAGGAAGGTTCTGACTGGCCAGCTGAAGGCTTGCAGGG AATCTAGTCAAAAGAAGGCGTCAGACACAATGTCTCCCAGTCCAACCAGCAACAGCCCACCTATCTGTCTCAG TCCATTTAGGAACTGTCAGAAGAGCGtgaagaagggagaagagaagaagacagaTGCTGTCAACTCTGACCCcaactccccctcctccccaaaACACAAAG AGGAGACCGTCACCAGTCCCACCACTGACAGGGCATCAGTGGCTAAAAAGCGTTTTACCCTTCAAGGCTTCAGCAATCTGAAGAGTCAGAAAG GTTGGAACAAGGCCTCTTTCTCAATGGACGTGCCAGAAGTGCATGATGGGTACTCCAGCGCCGAGGACCCCATGAACTCTGACCCTGAGGATGAGGGAGGCAGGAAGCTG GCTGTCGGCGACAGGTTCACAGTGGTGGCGGACTAtgagaaggagaaaggagggcCTCAGGACCTGTCAGTAAAGAGTGGAGACATGGTGCAGCTCATTAAAGAGGGAGATGACGGACAGTGGTTTGTTAGAAACTTGGGGAGCAACAAAGATGGCTGGGTAGCAGCAGCCAACCTTCTCACCCTCATCACAGAGTCCAAGTCCTCGCAGTCCCTCTGCAGCTCAG aggGCAGTGTAACTGGCAACCTCAACACCTCCTCCAGCTGCAGTGAAACCTACACAAGTTTCTCTGACATCAAGCCCTAA
- the LOC118363201 gene encoding guanine nucleotide exchange factor DBS-like isoform X5, translating to MQQESDRLFAADIDPDLRKRFAFLSGGRAENGSPIIVFPEFPAFDELQEEEFHNVLTYLTSVPSVTASGVGFILVIDRRQDRWTAVKGTLLRIAGSFPVHLQLVLVLRPSTLFQRTLSDIFFKFNRDEFKMKVPVVMLSSVTELHAYIDRTQLPQELGGTQDYCHDTWISHRTAIEAFALMVKTTAQTLQSFGTELAETELPNDAQATSNLLATHTEKKGQMKEDLCVALGQGGRLLESINEPLQREPDYTMNQDELENLATVQRLLGQLDETETAFDDFWERHQTKLEQCLQLRHFEYYFREVRAQLDVVSERVEAFSEVGISPAHAEHILRELNSQEEKACDVLDWALSLAAEGDGLIESAHYAEDSILPKCSELRAVCDEVTSFLKTKKVLLLRAMELHHCLEKASRWCEEGIYLLASQPVDRCQSQDGAEAALQELEKYLDTAAQHQITDLNAIWRDYDSILNPELREQVEKVFQKQVSMQEMFEKRRVSLKKLAAKQTRPVQPVAPRPEAIIKFPMSPPAHRSQETRNAEDNILNVEHCRIVEVQVQNGGSRHGSLSEEEENLAVLRRHVMNELLETERAYVEELLCVLQGYAAEMDNPAMAHLLPSALLNRKDVLFGNMPEIYQFHKRTFLRELETYTDVPELVGRCFLERMGDLQIYEKYCQNKPRSESLWRQCSDCAFFQECQRKLEHKLGLDSYLLKPVQRITKYQLILKELLKYSKGCEGSEDLQEALSSILGILKAVNDSMHLIAITGYEGSLTELGRLLMQGSFSVWTEHKKGHAKVKDLARFKPMQRHLFLHEKALLFCKRREENGEGYEKAPSYSFKHSLNMSAVGITESAKGDNKKFEIWCNSREEVFIVQAATPEIKTSWLNEIRKVLTGQLKACRESSQKKASDTMSPSPTSNSPPICLSPFRNCQKSVKKGEEKKTDAVNSDPNSPSSPKHKGWNKASFSMDVPEVHDGYSSAEDPMNSDPEDEGGRKLAVGDRFTVVADYEKEKGGPQDLSVKSGDMVQLIKEGDDGQWFVRNLGSNKDGWVAAANLLTLITESKSSQSLCSSEGSVTGNLNTSSSCSETYTSFSDIKP from the exons GGCTCATTCCCAGTGCATTTACAGCTGGTTCTGGTCTTGCGGCCCTCCACCTTATTCCAGCGGACGCTCTCCGACATCTTCTTCAAGTTCAACAGGGATGAGTTCAAGATGAAGGTGCCG GTGGTGATGCTGAGCTCTGTGACTGAGCTCCATGCCTACATCGACCGGACTCAGCTGCCCCAGGAGCTGGGAGGAACCCAGGATTACTGCCATGATACCTGGATCTCACACCGCACC GCTATCGAGGCCTTTGCTCTGATGGTGAAGACCACGGCTCAGACCCTGCAGTCGTTTGGGACGGAGCTGGCCGAGACCGAGCTACCCAACGACGCCCAGGCCACGTCCAACCTGCTGGCCACACACACCGAGAAGAAGGGACAGATGAAG gaGGACCTGTGTGTGGCCCTGGGCCAGGGGGGCCGGCTCCTGGAGAGCATCAACGAGCCCCTGCAGAGAGAACCCGACTATACAATGAACCAGGACGAGCTGGAAAACCTGGCCACCGTGCAGAG ACTGCTGGGCCAGCTggatgagacagagacagcgtTTGATGATTTCTGGGAGAGACACCAGACCAAGCTGGAACAGTGTCTGCAGCTCCGCCATTTTGAATACTACTTCCGTGAG GTGCGTGCCCAGCTGGATGTGGTGTCAGAGCGGGTAGAGGCGTTCTCGGAGGTTGGCATCAGTCCCGCCCATGCAGAACACATCCTACGAGAACTCAACAGCCAGGAGGAGAAAGCCTgc gatgtGTTGGACTGGGCTCTGTCCCTGGCCGCTGAGGGGGATGGGCTGATTGAGAGTGCTCACTATGCTGAGGACTCCATCCTGCCTAAGTGCAGTGAGCTGAGGGCCGTGTGTGATGAGGTCACCTCCTTCCTCAAGACAAAGAAGGTCCTCCTCCTGAGGGCCATGGAGCTGCACCACTGTCTGGAGAAG gCATCGAGGTGGTGTGAGGAAGGGATCTACCTCCTTGCCTCCCAGCCTGTAGATAGATGTCAGTCTCAGGACGGGGCGGAGGCCGCACTGCAGGAGCTGGAGAAGTACCTGGACACGGCCGCCCAACACCAGATCACCGACCTCAACGCCATCTGGAGGGACTATGACTCCATCCTCAATCCAGAGCTCAGG gaGCAGGTAGAGAAGGTGTTTCAAAAGCAGGTGTCCATGCAGGAGATGTTTGAGAAGAGGAGGGTCAGTCTGAAGAAGCTGGCAGCCAAACAGACACGGCCCGTCCAACCAGTGGCTCCCAGGCCTGAAGCCATCATCAAGTTCCCCATGTCCCCTCCTG CTCACAGGAGTCAAGAGACGAGGAATGCAGAGGACAACATCTTGAACGTAGAACACTGCAGAATAGTGGAGGTCCAGGTGCAGAACGGCGGCAGCAGACACGGCTCTctgtctgaggaggaggagaacctgGCTGTGCTCCGACG ACATGTAATGAACGAGCTGTTGGAGACTGAGAGGGCGTATGTAGAGGAGCTACTCTGTGTACTGCAG GGTTATGCTGCAGAGATGGACAACCCAGCCATGGCTCACCTCCTCCCCAGTGCGCTGCTCAACAGGAAGGATGTCCTGTTTGGCAACATGCCAGAGATCTACCAGTTCCACAAGAG gacaTTCCTCAGGGAGCTGGAGACCTACACAGACGTCCCTGAGCTGGTGGGACGCTGTTTCCTGGAGAGAATGGGCGACCTGCAGATCTATGAGAAGTACTGTCAGAACAAACCTCGCTCCGAGAGCTTGTGGAGACAGTGCTCCGACTGCGCCTTCTTCCAG GAGTGCCAGAGAAAGTTGGAACACAAACTGGGGTTGGACTCGTACCTCCTCAAGCCAGTCCAGAGGATAACCAAATACCAGCTGATACTGAAGGAGTTACTGAAGTACAGTAAGGGCTGTGAGGGTTCAGAGGACCTGCAGGAGGCGCTGTCCTCCATCCTGGGGATCCTGAAGGCCGTCAACGACTCCATGCACCTCATCGCCATCACAGGATATGAG GGGAGCCTGACGGAGTTGGGCAGGCTGCTGATGCAGGGGTCCTTCAGCGTGTGGACGGAACACAAGAAAGGTCACGCTAAGGTCAAGGACCTGGCCCGCTTCAAGCCCATGCAGAGACACCTGTTCCTGCATGAAAAAGCCCTGCTCTTCTGTAAGAGACGGGAGGAGAATGGGGAAGGTTACGAGAAAGCCCCGTCCTACAGCTTTAAACACTCCCTCAAC ATGAGTGCGGTGGGCATCACAGAGAGCGCCAAGGGTGACAACAAGAAGTTTGAGATCTGGTGTAATTCCAGAGAGGAGGTGTTTATCGTCCAGGCTGCGACACCTGAGATCAAAACATCTTGGTTGAACGAGATCAGGAAGGTTCTGACTGGCCAGCTGAAGGCTTGCAGGG AATCTAGTCAAAAGAAGGCGTCAGACACAATGTCTCCCAGTCCAACCAGCAACAGCCCACCTATCTGTCTCAG TCCATTTAGGAACTGTCAGAAGAGCGtgaagaagggagaagagaagaagacagaTGCTGTCAACTCTGACCCcaactccccctcctccccaaaACACAAAG GTTGGAACAAGGCCTCTTTCTCAATGGACGTGCCAGAAGTGCATGATGGGTACTCCAGCGCCGAGGACCCCATGAACTCTGACCCTGAGGATGAGGGAGGCAGGAAGCTG GCTGTCGGCGACAGGTTCACAGTGGTGGCGGACTAtgagaaggagaaaggagggcCTCAGGACCTGTCAGTAAAGAGTGGAGACATGGTGCAGCTCATTAAAGAGGGAGATGACGGACAGTGGTTTGTTAGAAACTTGGGGAGCAACAAAGATGGCTGGGTAGCAGCAGCCAACCTTCTCACCCTCATCACAGAGTCCAAGTCCTCGCAGTCCCTCTGCAGCTCAG aggGCAGTGTAACTGGCAACCTCAACACCTCCTCCAGCTGCAGTGAAACCTACACAAGTTTCTCTGACATCAAGCCCTAA
- the LOC118363201 gene encoding guanine nucleotide exchange factor DBS-like isoform X1 — protein MQQESDRLFAADIDPDLRKRFAFLSGGRAENGSPIIVFPEFPAFDELQEEEFHNVLTYLTSVPSVTASGVGFILVIDRRQDRWTAVKGTLLRIAGSFPVHLQLVLVLRPSTLFQRTLSDIFFKFNRDEFKMKVPVVMLSSVTELHAYIDRTQLPQELGGTQDYCHDTWISHRTAIEAFALMVKTTAQTLQSFGTELAETELPNDAQATSNLLATHTEKKGQMKEDLCVALGQGGRLLESINEPLQREPDYTMNQDELENLATVQRLLGQLDETETAFDDFWERHQTKLEQCLQLRHFEYYFREVRAQLDVVSERVEAFSEVGISPAHAEHILRELNSQEEKACDVLDWALSLAAEGDGLIESAHYAEDSILPKCSELRAVCDEVTSFLKTKKVLLLRAMELHHCLEKASRWCEEGIYLLASQPVDRCQSQDGAEAALQELEKYLDTAAQHQITDLNAIWRDYDSILNPELREQVEKVFQKQVSMQEMFEKRRVSLKKLAAKQTRPVQPVAPRPEAIIKFPMSPPAHRSQETRNAEDNILNVEHCRIVEVQVQNGGSRHGSLSEEEENLAVLRRHVMNELLETERAYVEELLCVLQGYAAEMDNPAMAHLLPSALLNRKDVLFGNMPEIYQFHKRTFLRELETYTDVPELVGRCFLERMGDLQIYEKYCQNKPRSESLWRQCSDCAFFQECQRKLEHKLGLDSYLLKPVQRITKYQLILKELLKYSKGCEGSEDLQEALSSILGILKAVNDSMHLIAITGYEGSLTELGRLLMQGSFSVWTEHKKGHAKVKDLARFKPMQRHLFLHEKALLFCKRREENGEGYEKAPSYSFKHSLNMSAVGITESAKGDNKKFEIWCNSREEVFIVQAATPEIKTSWLNEIRKVLTGQLKACRESSQKKASDTMSPSPTSNSPPICLSPFRNCQKSVKKGEEKKTDAVNSDPNSPSSPKHKEETVTSPTTDRASVAKKRFTLQGFSNLKSQKGSPLSPDHKAKSHEIKSDPTPFGCRGWNKASFSMDVPEVHDGYSSAEDPMNSDPEDEGGRKLAVGDRFTVVADYEKEKGGPQDLSVKSGDMVQLIKEGDDGQWFVRNLGSNKDGWVAAANLLTLITESKSSQSLCSSEGSVTGNLNTSSSCSETYTSFSDIKP, from the exons GGCTCATTCCCAGTGCATTTACAGCTGGTTCTGGTCTTGCGGCCCTCCACCTTATTCCAGCGGACGCTCTCCGACATCTTCTTCAAGTTCAACAGGGATGAGTTCAAGATGAAGGTGCCG GTGGTGATGCTGAGCTCTGTGACTGAGCTCCATGCCTACATCGACCGGACTCAGCTGCCCCAGGAGCTGGGAGGAACCCAGGATTACTGCCATGATACCTGGATCTCACACCGCACC GCTATCGAGGCCTTTGCTCTGATGGTGAAGACCACGGCTCAGACCCTGCAGTCGTTTGGGACGGAGCTGGCCGAGACCGAGCTACCCAACGACGCCCAGGCCACGTCCAACCTGCTGGCCACACACACCGAGAAGAAGGGACAGATGAAG gaGGACCTGTGTGTGGCCCTGGGCCAGGGGGGCCGGCTCCTGGAGAGCATCAACGAGCCCCTGCAGAGAGAACCCGACTATACAATGAACCAGGACGAGCTGGAAAACCTGGCCACCGTGCAGAG ACTGCTGGGCCAGCTggatgagacagagacagcgtTTGATGATTTCTGGGAGAGACACCAGACCAAGCTGGAACAGTGTCTGCAGCTCCGCCATTTTGAATACTACTTCCGTGAG GTGCGTGCCCAGCTGGATGTGGTGTCAGAGCGGGTAGAGGCGTTCTCGGAGGTTGGCATCAGTCCCGCCCATGCAGAACACATCCTACGAGAACTCAACAGCCAGGAGGAGAAAGCCTgc gatgtGTTGGACTGGGCTCTGTCCCTGGCCGCTGAGGGGGATGGGCTGATTGAGAGTGCTCACTATGCTGAGGACTCCATCCTGCCTAAGTGCAGTGAGCTGAGGGCCGTGTGTGATGAGGTCACCTCCTTCCTCAAGACAAAGAAGGTCCTCCTCCTGAGGGCCATGGAGCTGCACCACTGTCTGGAGAAG gCATCGAGGTGGTGTGAGGAAGGGATCTACCTCCTTGCCTCCCAGCCTGTAGATAGATGTCAGTCTCAGGACGGGGCGGAGGCCGCACTGCAGGAGCTGGAGAAGTACCTGGACACGGCCGCCCAACACCAGATCACCGACCTCAACGCCATCTGGAGGGACTATGACTCCATCCTCAATCCAGAGCTCAGG gaGCAGGTAGAGAAGGTGTTTCAAAAGCAGGTGTCCATGCAGGAGATGTTTGAGAAGAGGAGGGTCAGTCTGAAGAAGCTGGCAGCCAAACAGACACGGCCCGTCCAACCAGTGGCTCCCAGGCCTGAAGCCATCATCAAGTTCCCCATGTCCCCTCCTG CTCACAGGAGTCAAGAGACGAGGAATGCAGAGGACAACATCTTGAACGTAGAACACTGCAGAATAGTGGAGGTCCAGGTGCAGAACGGCGGCAGCAGACACGGCTCTctgtctgaggaggaggagaacctgGCTGTGCTCCGACG ACATGTAATGAACGAGCTGTTGGAGACTGAGAGGGCGTATGTAGAGGAGCTACTCTGTGTACTGCAG GGTTATGCTGCAGAGATGGACAACCCAGCCATGGCTCACCTCCTCCCCAGTGCGCTGCTCAACAGGAAGGATGTCCTGTTTGGCAACATGCCAGAGATCTACCAGTTCCACAAGAG gacaTTCCTCAGGGAGCTGGAGACCTACACAGACGTCCCTGAGCTGGTGGGACGCTGTTTCCTGGAGAGAATGGGCGACCTGCAGATCTATGAGAAGTACTGTCAGAACAAACCTCGCTCCGAGAGCTTGTGGAGACAGTGCTCCGACTGCGCCTTCTTCCAG GAGTGCCAGAGAAAGTTGGAACACAAACTGGGGTTGGACTCGTACCTCCTCAAGCCAGTCCAGAGGATAACCAAATACCAGCTGATACTGAAGGAGTTACTGAAGTACAGTAAGGGCTGTGAGGGTTCAGAGGACCTGCAGGAGGCGCTGTCCTCCATCCTGGGGATCCTGAAGGCCGTCAACGACTCCATGCACCTCATCGCCATCACAGGATATGAG GGGAGCCTGACGGAGTTGGGCAGGCTGCTGATGCAGGGGTCCTTCAGCGTGTGGACGGAACACAAGAAAGGTCACGCTAAGGTCAAGGACCTGGCCCGCTTCAAGCCCATGCAGAGACACCTGTTCCTGCATGAAAAAGCCCTGCTCTTCTGTAAGAGACGGGAGGAGAATGGGGAAGGTTACGAGAAAGCCCCGTCCTACAGCTTTAAACACTCCCTCAAC ATGAGTGCGGTGGGCATCACAGAGAGCGCCAAGGGTGACAACAAGAAGTTTGAGATCTGGTGTAATTCCAGAGAGGAGGTGTTTATCGTCCAGGCTGCGACACCTGAGATCAAAACATCTTGGTTGAACGAGATCAGGAAGGTTCTGACTGGCCAGCTGAAGGCTTGCAGGG AATCTAGTCAAAAGAAGGCGTCAGACACAATGTCTCCCAGTCCAACCAGCAACAGCCCACCTATCTGTCTCAG TCCATTTAGGAACTGTCAGAAGAGCGtgaagaagggagaagagaagaagacagaTGCTGTCAACTCTGACCCcaactccccctcctccccaaaACACAAAG AGGAGACCGTCACCAGTCCCACCACTGACAGGGCATCAGTGGCTAAAAAGCGTTTTACCCTTCAAGGCTTCAGCAATCTGAAGAGTCAGAAAG GATCCCCCCTTAGCCCTGACCATAAGGCCAAAAGCCACGAGATTAAGAGTGACCCAACTCCCTTTGGGTGTAGAG GTTGGAACAAGGCCTCTTTCTCAATGGACGTGCCAGAAGTGCATGATGGGTACTCCAGCGCCGAGGACCCCATGAACTCTGACCCTGAGGATGAGGGAGGCAGGAAGCTG GCTGTCGGCGACAGGTTCACAGTGGTGGCGGACTAtgagaaggagaaaggagggcCTCAGGACCTGTCAGTAAAGAGTGGAGACATGGTGCAGCTCATTAAAGAGGGAGATGACGGACAGTGGTTTGTTAGAAACTTGGGGAGCAACAAAGATGGCTGGGTAGCAGCAGCCAACCTTCTCACCCTCATCACAGAGTCCAAGTCCTCGCAGTCCCTCTGCAGCTCAG aggGCAGTGTAACTGGCAACCTCAACACCTCCTCCAGCTGCAGTGAAACCTACACAAGTTTCTCTGACATCAAGCCCTAA